Part of the Flavobacterium sp. KS-LB2 genome is shown below.
ATTTCTTGGAGTAGATTCAATTATATCTACATATTGAGTATTCGATTTTTCTAAGACATTTTTACTCAAATGACAGTTATCAATATTACCGACAACCATTACTTGATCAGCAATATTACGATTGCGATCTACAGTCATCTCAAACAAGGATTTACCATCAAAAATATCCAGATATTGCTTGGGTTGGCTTTTACGTGATAACGGCCATAAGCGACTACCAACACCTCCAGTAAGGATGACATGTGTAATTGAATGCTTTTCCATATTTTATTTATACAAGGTTTAAAACCCTAAATTACTTTTCTTAATTCTTTTTCGGCCACTACTTTACGCAAACTGCTACTTGAAAATCGATGATCCCGCACATTGAAATACAATTCAATTCCTTTTTCTTCGCAGTAGCTTCGACCAGTGAAGTTTTTTTCTCTATACTCCTCTCCGATAATACGGACATCCAATTTAAAAGACCGTAAAATATCTTCTAAATCCTGTTCTGTGGCATAAGGAACAATTTCATCCACATGGACGCATCCTTTAAGTTGTATGTATCTTTCTACCACCGATTGCGTCGGTCTGTTTTTTTCAGGACGATCAATTGTTGGATCAGTCTGTAAAGCAACAATTAAATAATCACATTGCCTTTTTGCATCTTCTAACATTTTTACATGCCCCGCGTGTAGTAAGTCGAATGCACTGAAAGTAATTCCTATTCTCATTTTTTGGTCGGTAATTTAATTGTTTTCTTATTTATAACCGTCCATCAGCTACATCACCTAAAACCCCTTTCACATCATACAATAAACTAGTAGATTTTTGTAATATGGATAAATCTATATCCAAAAATTGATGGTGAGCAACTCCTAAAATTACAGCATCAAACTGCTCCTTAGGTATTCTATTTGTAGTCAATAAGTTATATTCTTTTTGCACTTCAAACGGATTAGCAAGAGGATCATAAATAGTAACTGTAATTCCATAATCTGTCAAAGCAGCTATTACATCGACAATTTTTGTATTACGAACATCAGGACAGTTTTCCTTGAAGGTAATACCAAGCATTAAGACAGTTGCCCCATTAACTGAAATCCCTTTTTTAATCATAAGCTTCACTACTTGAGAAGCTACATATTCGCCCATACTATCATTCAATCGCCTTCCGGCTAATATAATTTCAGGGTGATACCCAAACTCTTGCGCCCGCTGAGCTAAGTAATAAGGATCAACGCCTATACAATGCCCACCAACTAATCCGGGTTTAAAAGGCAGAAAATTCCATTTGGTTCGTGCTGCTTCTAAAACGGCCTGCGTATCTATATGCATCAAATTGAATATCTTAGACAACTCGTTTACAAACGCAATATTAATATCTCGCTGAGAATTTTCGATTACTTTAGCAGCTTCGGCTACCTTTATAGAGGGCGCTAAGTGCGTACCTGCTGTAATAACAGATTGATATAGTTTGTTTACTTTTTGTCCAATCTCAAAAGTGGAACCTGAAGTAATTTTTAAAATTTTTTCTACGGTGTGTTCTTTGTCTCCAGGATTAATTCGCTCAGGCGAGTAGCCCGCAAAAAAATCAACGTTAAATTTCAATCCAGAAACGCGTTCTAAAACAGGGACACATTCTTCCTCTGTCACTCCAGGATAAACAGTTGATTCATAAATAACAATATCTCCTTTTTTTAAGACTGCACCTACCGTCTCACTGGATTTGTATAACGGGGTTAAATCGGGCCGATTATTTTTATCAACTGGAGTTGGAACGGTTACGATATAGTAATTGCAATCCGTAATATCAGCAATATTAGTTGTACAATACAAACCAATTGCATCACTTGGTTGCTCTAATAGCACTTTTTGCAGCGTGGCATCATCTACTTCAAATGTTGTATCAGTACCTGATTTCAAAGAACTAACTCTAGATTGATTGATGTCAAATCCAACAACAGCATGCTTAGTTGCAAACAATCTTGCTAATGGTAAACCTACATAACCCAAACCAATTACAGCTATTTTTGCTTTAGAATCCATTTTTTGAACTATTAGAAGTAATTATCGGTAACTTTATTCTACCGCTTCGCGATTCACACCCACAGAAATGAGCTGAAACGAGAATAATTTAAGAGGGCAAATATAGGTACAAAATGCCAATTTTTTACCTATTATTTATTGTTCGAAATAGCAATACGCTTCCTAAAAAGCGACACAAAATCATAAACAACTGAATGACAGATAACAAAACAATAAAAAACCAACTTAAACTACTATAAAAAATCACCTAAATTGGTGATAAAAAGCAATAAAAAAAGGTGCTAAACTAACCTTAATAGCGTTAAAACTTCTAGCTGAAATTTACGTAAATCTAACGCCCTTAAATTACACAGTAGAGTAGCAAATGTCAGGGGATGGCAAAAAAGAAAAGGAGATATTGAGCACAGCGAAGTCGAAGTTCCGTGAATTCCATAAAAATAGTAACGCACGAATAGTTTTTTTGTGGCATTCGAAAACTAATTTAACTAACGAGGATGTGTAAACTTGATTTTTTTGTTCTCACCACCCGCATTGGAGTCGAAGGATTCATCAAGCAAAATTAATTTAAGGACAACTCTTAATTCAAAATCAAAGTCGATTAAAATCAAGAGGGTAGTCTGAGCTTATCGAAGACCTTCCCAAAAACACTTCGACAAGCTCAGTGTGACAAATGCATTACGATGCGTTATAAAAACAGAATTACACCAAACGATAATAATAATAATAATAATAATAATAATAATAACCAGTTGGGTGAAATTATTAAAAACATCAGTTCCGTTTATCCCGAACTTGTTTAGGGAAGTGTTTTTTTGTGTAGTAAAACAGAACAAAACTTCTCGATACGCTCCGCTACTCGAAGTGATGTGTATCGAGAACCGTTTTTATTAAAATTTTCCGCTGTTCTGACTTTTATCGAAAGGCTCGATACATTTTCTTCTCGAAGCATCGGAAAAAAAACACTCAAACTGACGAAGAATTACCATCAAAAACCAATACTACCAATGGGTTAATAATAATAATAATACACAAACTCGAAATTAATAAAAATTAGAAACCTTATTTATGTTTCATTTTCAATACACATCCTAACGATTCCAAAACCAACACATAATGTGTATTAGTAACCTCTTGAACAATTGCTTTTTGGTTAGAAAAAGGTCCTGATTCTAATTGTATAGCATCTCCTACTTGAAATGAGTGTATTGAAACATCATTACTCTCGGAAGGATCCATCCATTTTTTGATAATACTAATCTCTTCATCGCGAACTACAGCTGGTTTTCCCAACCAAAATAAATAACGCACCACTCCTACTGATTGAAATACAGCATTCCGTTCAGAATCGGGTAACTGAACAAAAACATAAGAATTAAAAAGTGGCACCTCAACTTTTTTCTTTCTATCTGACCATTGTCTAACTTGTGTAACCAAAGGGCAATAGCACTCTATTCCTTTATTTTTTAATTGTTCTGCAACTTTTTTCTCCCATTTGGGCTTTGTGTAAACTACATACCAATTCATTTTTTTGTTTTTATATGGTACTAAATTAGTTTTTAGTAACGGTGTTCAAAGTAAACTTTTAGACATAACAATATGGACTGCGCTTTATTATAAAGACGCTATTCTTTTTTTCCTTATTGCCGATATCTAACGCAACTCCTTTGACTTAACAACCTATTTCTATGACCCTATCGCTTGGTATACAAAACCAATCGCTTCTAATTCTGCTGCATTCAGTAAGTTTCTGCCATCAAAAACAAAAGCAGGTTTCTGCATTGAATCATAAATTTTTTGCCAATCATATTCGACAAATTCATCCCATTCCGTAAGTACAGCTATCGCGTGAGCATTATGACACGCCTCATAAGGAGAATCAAATGAGCTAATACTATTCGTGTTTAAAGTAGCGCTTCTCGTTTCTAAATAATTCAAATCATCAAGAATCTTTTTATTGGAAACTTTAGGATCATAAACCGCTATTTTTGCATGTTCATTTATCAAATCATCAGCCACATAAATAGCTGCAGATTCCCTAGTATCATTAGTGTCTTTTTTGAAAGCCCAACCTAGAAAAGTTATTTTTTTATCAGAAACTGTATTGTATAGCGTTTGAACAATA
Proteins encoded:
- a CDS encoding adenylyltransferase/cytidyltransferase family protein, encoding MRIGITFSAFDLLHAGHVKMLEDAKRQCDYLIVALQTDPTIDRPEKNRPTQSVVERYIQLKGCVHVDEIVPYATEQDLEDILRSFKLDVRIIGEEYREKNFTGRSYCEEKGIELYFNVRDHRFSSSSLRKVVAEKELRKVI
- a CDS encoding nucleotide sugar dehydrogenase, which gives rise to MDSKAKIAVIGLGYVGLPLARLFATKHAVVGFDINQSRVSSLKSGTDTTFEVDDATLQKVLLEQPSDAIGLYCTTNIADITDCNYYIVTVPTPVDKNNRPDLTPLYKSSETVGAVLKKGDIVIYESTVYPGVTEEECVPVLERVSGLKFNVDFFAGYSPERINPGDKEHTVEKILKITSGSTFEIGQKVNKLYQSVITAGTHLAPSIKVAEAAKVIENSQRDINIAFVNELSKIFNLMHIDTQAVLEAARTKWNFLPFKPGLVGGHCIGVDPYYLAQRAQEFGYHPEIILAGRRLNDSMGEYVASQVVKLMIKKGISVNGATVLMLGITFKENCPDVRNTKIVDVIAALTDYGITVTIYDPLANPFEVQKEYNLLTTNRIPKEQFDAVILGVAHHQFLDIDLSILQKSTSLLYDVKGVLGDVADGRL
- a CDS encoding UpxY family transcription antiterminator gives rise to the protein MNWYVVYTKPKWEKKVAEQLKNKGIECYCPLVTQVRQWSDRKKKVEVPLFNSYVFVQLPDSERNAVFQSVGVVRYLFWLGKPAVVRDEEISIIKKWMDPSESNDVSIHSFQVGDAIQLESGPFSNQKAIVQEVTNTHYVLVLESLGCVLKMKHK